Proteins from one Mesorhizobium sp. M9A.F.Ca.ET.002.03.1.2 genomic window:
- a CDS encoding glycosyltransferase family A protein, with protein MIQDNATVGVVVPMFNAERTIRATLTSICQQDHQALDIVVVDDGSTDQSASIVASCAEKDRRIRIMRQSNAGVAQARNSGAASTDAEFLAFVDADDLWAPSKIALQLRALQEGGSSAGLAYCWFAQIDEDGRVFSLYRPDADGSVLQRMCRMNFVGNGSSMLVRRSAFERAGQFDPSLRARNAQGCEDLLMCLRIAESYEFRVVPQHLVGYRITNVNMSSDVMQMLRSCEIVLAEFREKYPQFGSDLDAHLVDMICWLAVRALIGGRLYAACNLSRKLFVLDPRTAISRLPNMVDIYCRARLVPRWIKVGVKRMRNKNAKFRPLYEETSW; from the coding sequence ATGATCCAGGACAATGCCACGGTAGGCGTGGTGGTGCCGATGTTCAATGCCGAGCGAACCATTCGCGCCACCTTGACCAGCATCTGCCAGCAGGACCATCAGGCGCTGGACATTGTCGTGGTGGACGACGGGTCGACGGACCAGTCCGCCTCGATCGTGGCCTCCTGTGCCGAGAAAGACCGGCGTATACGCATTATGAGGCAGTCGAACGCCGGTGTCGCGCAGGCTCGCAACAGCGGTGCGGCCTCTACCGATGCGGAGTTTCTGGCGTTTGTCGACGCGGATGATCTCTGGGCTCCATCCAAGATCGCGCTGCAGCTGCGCGCCCTCCAGGAAGGCGGCTCTTCGGCGGGCCTGGCATATTGCTGGTTTGCGCAGATCGACGAGGACGGCCGGGTATTCTCACTATACCGGCCCGATGCCGATGGCAGCGTTCTGCAACGGATGTGCAGAATGAATTTTGTCGGCAACGGAAGTTCGATGCTGGTGCGTCGCTCCGCATTCGAGCGGGCGGGACAATTCGATCCTTCCCTGAGGGCCAGGAATGCGCAAGGTTGCGAGGATCTTCTGATGTGCCTCAGAATAGCGGAAAGTTACGAATTCCGCGTCGTGCCTCAGCATCTCGTGGGTTACCGGATCACGAACGTCAACATGTCGAGCGATGTCATGCAGATGCTTCGTTCTTGTGAGATTGTTCTTGCCGAGTTCCGTGAAAAATATCCGCAGTTCGGCAGCGATCTCGATGCCCATCTGGTCGACATGATTTGTTGGCTTGCGGTGAGAGCTTTGATCGGCGGACGGCTTTACGCGGCCTGCAACCTATCGAGGAAACTCTTCGTCCTGGATCCGCGCACGGCGATTTCTCGCCTGCCCAACATGGTAGACATTTACTGCAGGGCCAGGTTGGTTCCTCGCTGGATCAAGGTCGGAGTGAAACGAATGCGCAACAAGAACGCCAAGTTCCGTCCGCTTTATGAAGAGACCAGCTGGTGA
- a CDS encoding glycosyltransferase family A protein: MQPAVSVIIPAYNAEKTIRHTLQSAASQTFKQLEIIVVDDGSTDRTAEIVEAFAASDPRISYLRQQNQGVAVARNLAIHAAKGEFIAPLDADDVWHPTKLEKQHGLFHSRPSLGLVYAWYRVIDDDDWVIECSPPILARGDVHNWLLVENFIGNASSPLIRRSVLTATGGYDPSLRAAGAQGAEDLQMQLNIAAICDYDVVPEYLIGYRRSPSSMSTRYVVMLASHRIVLETVRTRHPKLASFLFRWSDGVASAYYGTEAARTSPGAAIAPLVHAIRIDPAALFHVFAKPYAQDLWRRLCRFARRLLAVEQRMVPTSPHSICTSGRFFDADPTFICQPFPPEWLRRRVQVALKTPTPRQLCESGQRIIDPSAPVEDGA, translated from the coding sequence ATGCAACCCGCAGTTTCCGTCATCATTCCTGCTTACAATGCGGAAAAGACCATCCGACACACCCTCCAGTCGGCCGCCTCGCAAACTTTCAAACAGCTAGAGATCATAGTGGTCGATGACGGGTCGACCGACCGGACCGCTGAGATCGTCGAGGCATTTGCAGCCAGTGATCCGCGTATTTCTTATCTGAGACAGCAGAACCAAGGGGTTGCTGTCGCCAGAAACCTGGCAATTCATGCGGCGAAGGGTGAATTTATAGCGCCACTTGATGCGGATGATGTGTGGCATCCGACAAAGCTGGAAAAGCAGCACGGCCTCTTTCATTCGCGGCCGTCTCTCGGCCTTGTCTACGCATGGTATCGGGTCATCGATGATGATGATTGGGTGATCGAATGCTCCCCGCCAATTCTTGCTCGCGGGGACGTCCACAACTGGCTGCTGGTTGAGAATTTTATCGGGAATGCAAGTTCACCGCTAATCAGGCGATCAGTTCTTACGGCAACCGGGGGATACGACCCGTCGCTCAGAGCAGCAGGCGCCCAAGGAGCCGAAGACTTGCAGATGCAGCTCAACATTGCCGCGATCTGCGATTATGATGTCGTTCCGGAGTATCTGATTGGTTACCGGCGATCACCATCTTCCATGTCGACCAGGTATGTCGTCATGCTGGCATCGCACCGGATCGTCCTTGAAACAGTCCGCACGCGACATCCCAAGCTAGCGTCTTTCTTGTTTCGTTGGTCCGATGGCGTGGCCTCAGCGTATTATGGCACCGAGGCCGCCCGCACGTCGCCAGGCGCGGCCATCGCCCCGCTTGTCCACGCAATACGGATCGATCCGGCCGCGCTGTTTCATGTCTTCGCAAAGCCGTATGCACAAGACCTGTGGCGGCGGCTGTGTCGCTTTGCGCGGAGACTGCTCGCCGTTGAACAGCGCATGGTTCCGACCTCACCGCATTCCATCTGTACCTCCGGGCGTTTTTTCGACGCCGATCCGACCTTCATCTGCCAGCCATTTCCTCCGGAGTGGCTTCGAAGGCGAGTCCAGGTGGCCCTCAAGACGCCGACGCCGCGCCAGCTTTGCGAGTCAGGTCAGAGGATTATTGATCCGTCCGCTCCCGTCGAAGACGGCGCTTAA
- a CDS encoding polysaccharide deacetylase family protein, protein MVIPRVLLQLGRLVRRRRLRGAPIILMYHRVADIAVDPWGLAVHPARFDEQIEALTRSRRVVHLDKLFDVIARGKPGKPLAVVTFDDGYHDVYSNARPILQRHDCPMTLFVATGAIGSGREFWWDALTRICLETPELPDQLDITIEGGRHHWLIPKMVDQAGRDKVYREVWSALRTLPYERQNAHLEDIAKWAGVGLDARPEHCIMTPGEVGDISDDLITIGGHTVSHPTLPAHSFATQLREIVDGRSACQQMTGKRVLSFAYPFGDHDALSVSAVREAGFEFACTTRAGCVAPEADVLRLPRMYVGNWSGDELLREIEDHLF, encoded by the coding sequence ATGGTGATCCCGCGCGTTCTCCTGCAACTTGGTCGGCTGGTGCGGCGTCGACGCCTGCGCGGTGCTCCCATCATACTGATGTACCATCGCGTTGCAGATATCGCCGTCGATCCGTGGGGGCTAGCCGTCCATCCGGCGAGGTTCGACGAACAAATCGAAGCGCTGACGCGGAGCCGGCGGGTGGTGCATTTGGATAAGCTGTTTGATGTCATCGCACGGGGAAAGCCAGGCAAACCGCTTGCGGTTGTCACGTTTGACGACGGCTATCACGACGTCTACAGCAACGCTCGCCCGATCCTACAGCGTCACGACTGCCCGATGACGCTGTTTGTTGCGACGGGAGCAATCGGAAGCGGCAGAGAATTCTGGTGGGATGCGCTCACGCGGATCTGTCTTGAGACGCCTGAACTGCCTGACCAACTCGACATCACGATCGAGGGAGGCAGGCATCACTGGCTTATCCCAAAGATGGTGGATCAGGCCGGCCGTGACAAAGTCTACCGGGAGGTGTGGTCGGCGCTCCGAACGCTGCCGTATGAGCGACAGAACGCACACCTCGAAGACATTGCGAAGTGGGCGGGCGTTGGTCTCGACGCCAGGCCAGAGCACTGTATTATGACTCCTGGGGAGGTTGGTGACATCAGTGACGACCTGATAACGATCGGCGGTCATACTGTCAGTCATCCCACGCTTCCGGCCCATTCCTTCGCGACCCAGCTTCGCGAGATCGTCGACGGCCGTTCGGCCTGTCAGCAAATGACCGGAAAACGCGTTCTCTCTTTTGCATATCCATTCGGAGACCATGACGCTCTGTCGGTATCTGCCGTCAGGGAAGCGGGATTTGAGTTCGCATGCACGACGCGCGCCGGGTGCGTTGCGCCAGAGGCAGACGTGCTGCGTTTACCTCGAATGTATGTCGGCAACTGGTCAGGGGATGAACTCTTGCGAGAAATCGAGGATCATCTGTTCTGA
- a CDS encoding ABC transporter permease has translation MNAQQTTIITPRRGWFDLDFWHLWRYRDLLLLFAMRDIKVRYKQTLLGPAWLILQPLALTAALTTVISGIAGISTGGHPAPIFYLTALVLWSYFSQVVSTASQVFIANGHLFSKIYFPRLVVPVSSLLSNGVALAIQLGVALAFLLWYQLTGKVDGLSWRLAFFPLVIIQIAAFSLAVGLCLAASTAKYRDTAHMTPFFIQIWLFVTPIIFPFSAIPEQYRTLTGFLNPLAVMIDEGRWCFFGTSAVGAPQIAAALVTTSVVLFIGVVIFQRVERTAMDML, from the coding sequence ATGAACGCACAGCAGACGACCATTATCACTCCTCGACGCGGCTGGTTTGACCTCGATTTCTGGCACCTGTGGCGCTATCGCGATCTGCTGCTCCTGTTCGCGATGCGCGACATCAAAGTCCGCTACAAGCAGACCTTGCTTGGTCCGGCCTGGCTGATCCTGCAGCCCCTGGCGCTTACCGCAGCCTTGACCACCGTCATCAGCGGTATCGCGGGCATTTCAACCGGCGGCCATCCAGCGCCAATCTTTTATCTGACAGCGCTGGTGCTGTGGTCGTATTTTTCCCAAGTCGTCTCCACCGCGAGCCAAGTCTTCATTGCCAACGGTCATCTTTTCAGCAAGATCTACTTCCCGCGACTCGTCGTACCCGTGTCGTCGCTGCTGTCGAACGGTGTGGCCCTGGCGATCCAGCTTGGCGTCGCATTGGCCTTCTTGCTCTGGTACCAGCTGACAGGAAAAGTGGACGGGCTATCGTGGCGCCTTGCGTTCTTTCCGCTGGTGATCATCCAGATCGCGGCATTCTCGTTGGCGGTTGGGCTTTGTCTGGCAGCGTCAACCGCGAAGTACCGCGATACCGCTCATATGACTCCGTTCTTCATTCAGATCTGGCTGTTCGTGACGCCGATCATCTTTCCTTTTTCGGCTATTCCCGAGCAGTACCGGACGCTGACCGGATTTCTGAATCCGCTCGCTGTCATGATTGATGAAGGGCGCTGGTGCTTCTTCGGCACCTCGGCAGTCGGTGCGCCACAAATCGCTGCAGCGCTTGTCACGACCTCGGTCGTGCTGTTCATCGGCGTCGTGATCTTTCAACGCGTCGAACGAACGGCCATGGACATGCTGTGA
- a CDS encoding glycosyltransferase, with protein MPLISVITPFLNVERFLPAAIESVRAQTFTDWEMLLIDDGSSDGSVAIAVAAATGDPRIRFIRSNGQRRGAAAARNAGIAAASGMFFTFLDGDDIFEPEKFETELAIFEAHPRVKVLYGPTLWWFPDEPHRNWTDWMPRQSDRLHMPPDLLDQVIVRQRAHVPCICSIMVHREALVAVGGFDEAFELYEDQTLLVKLLLRYPVFVTSTPTGRYRQHLDSTSAKATASGIYDRLRPHAARIGFLEWVEMHASASGLMTPELQRALRFAFARYPAQRRPLTLRDRFDLTIEAGRRFARRLTPRRILSKVFRLVTRARK; from the coding sequence ATGCCATTGATCTCCGTCATCACGCCTTTCCTCAATGTCGAGCGGTTTCTTCCGGCCGCGATCGAAAGCGTGCGCGCGCAAACCTTCACCGACTGGGAAATGCTTCTCATTGACGACGGATCATCCGACGGGAGCGTTGCAATCGCGGTGGCTGCAGCAACCGGCGATCCGCGAATCCGGTTCATTCGATCGAACGGCCAGCGTCGCGGCGCCGCCGCGGCGCGCAATGCCGGAATCGCGGCCGCGTCGGGCATGTTCTTCACGTTCCTGGATGGCGACGATATATTTGAGCCGGAAAAATTCGAGACGGAACTTGCGATCTTTGAAGCGCATCCCCGCGTTAAGGTCCTTTACGGACCGACACTGTGGTGGTTCCCCGATGAGCCGCACAGGAACTGGACCGACTGGATGCCACGCCAATCGGACCGTCTGCACATGCCGCCCGACCTGCTCGACCAGGTCATCGTGCGCCAGCGGGCTCATGTGCCGTGCATCTGCTCGATCATGGTTCACCGCGAAGCTTTGGTAGCGGTGGGCGGCTTCGATGAGGCGTTCGAGCTCTACGAAGACCAGACCCTTCTGGTAAAGCTGCTGTTGCGCTATCCGGTATTCGTGACGTCCACGCCCACCGGCCGATACAGGCAGCACCTCGATTCGACATCGGCCAAGGCGACTGCTTCCGGCATCTACGATCGACTGCGCCCGCATGCTGCTCGCATTGGCTTCCTCGAATGGGTTGAGATGCATGCATCGGCCTCGGGATTGATGACGCCGGAGTTGCAGCGGGCGCTCCGCTTCGCATTTGCGCGCTATCCGGCCCAGCGTCGGCCCCTGACACTTCGCGATAGGTTTGACCTCACCATCGAAGCCGGACGCCGGTTTGCTCGGCGGCTGACGCCACGCCGCATCCTGTCGAAGGTGTTCAGGCTGGTGACGAGAGCGCGGAAGTAG
- a CDS encoding glycosyltransferase, with translation MIAVVITTYNHTRFLEEAIQSCLRQSRPLDEIIVVDDGSTDNPASVVERHPGVRLIRQDNCGLAAARNTGLAASRSDYITFLDADDRLLPNAIETGVRMLVAHPDAVLAYGAHRFINGSGAIESDKHHVALIEDPYLQLLRTGNFIAMHATVVYRRERLAAMGGFDVSMRSCEDYELFLRIARRGSIVTHDDVVAEYRMHGDNMSNNRPMMLAAALSVLDKQLAGPVDDDVRLAVRDGRRFWKTYYTGELTTEALRAIRAEPAKAIRMLRQALQMSPPIALQTAAFRIKRKVGRHVQRLLGASGADWQAPLVGSVRFGDFARTMPISRSFGYDRGKPIDRYYIENFLQLNAADIHGRVLEIGDNSYTMHFGGAHVVKSDVLHVDPDDPNATIIGDLSQPGVLPSNAFDCIILTQTLHLIFDMSAAVAALAEALKPGGVLLLTVPGITPVDRGEWGSTWFWSLTQAALAKLLAKSFSTANMALETRGNVFAAVCFLQGLAKEEVSDQKLDVRDTAYPVVVTARVVKDGLTADQPGSRTANVTA, from the coding sequence ATGATCGCAGTCGTCATAACAACTTACAATCATACTCGCTTTCTTGAGGAAGCCATTCAGAGCTGTCTTCGTCAAAGCCGGCCGCTGGATGAAATTATTGTCGTAGACGACGGATCCACCGACAATCCGGCATCGGTTGTCGAGCGTCATCCAGGCGTGCGCCTGATCAGGCAGGACAATTGCGGGCTCGCGGCCGCCCGAAACACCGGACTGGCGGCTTCCAGATCCGATTACATCACCTTTCTGGACGCGGATGATCGTCTCCTTCCGAATGCCATTGAGACGGGCGTGCGAATGCTGGTTGCGCATCCAGATGCGGTTCTCGCTTACGGAGCTCATCGCTTCATCAATGGCAGCGGTGCGATCGAGTCAGACAAGCATCACGTCGCCCTTATTGAAGATCCTTATCTTCAGTTGCTGCGGACGGGAAACTTCATTGCGATGCATGCGACCGTGGTCTATCGGCGCGAGAGGCTCGCGGCCATGGGCGGGTTCGACGTTTCAATGCGGTCCTGCGAAGACTATGAGCTGTTCTTGCGAATCGCCCGGCGCGGTTCGATCGTAACGCACGACGATGTCGTCGCCGAGTATCGCATGCACGGCGACAACATGTCGAATAATCGACCGATGATGCTCGCTGCAGCATTGTCGGTGCTTGACAAGCAGTTGGCGGGTCCGGTTGACGACGATGTGCGTCTTGCAGTCCGCGATGGTAGGCGGTTCTGGAAGACCTACTATACCGGAGAGTTGACCACTGAGGCCTTGCGCGCGATCCGCGCCGAACCCGCCAAGGCGATTCGCATGCTGCGGCAGGCTTTGCAGATGTCGCCGCCGATCGCGCTGCAAACGGCGGCATTTAGGATAAAGCGCAAAGTCGGCAGGCATGTGCAACGGCTGCTCGGAGCTTCCGGCGCCGATTGGCAGGCTCCGCTCGTCGGTTCGGTGCGGTTTGGGGATTTCGCACGCACCATGCCGATAAGCCGCTCATTTGGATATGATCGCGGCAAGCCAATAGATCGGTATTATATCGAGAATTTCCTACAATTGAATGCGGCCGACATACATGGCCGCGTGCTGGAAATCGGCGACAACAGCTACACGATGCATTTTGGCGGTGCTCATGTCGTCAAGAGCGACGTGCTGCATGTTGATCCCGATGATCCAAACGCGACCATCATAGGCGACCTGTCGCAGCCCGGAGTCCTGCCGTCAAACGCCTTCGACTGCATCATCCTCACGCAAACACTTCATCTGATCTTCGACATGTCGGCCGCCGTCGCTGCACTGGCCGAGGCGCTCAAGCCCGGGGGCGTGCTGCTGCTGACTGTTCCTGGCATCACCCCGGTCGATCGCGGCGAGTGGGGCAGCACGTGGTTCTGGTCATTGACGCAGGCGGCGTTGGCGAAGTTGCTTGCGAAATCCTTCAGCACGGCGAATATGGCGCTCGAAACCCGCGGCAACGTCTTTGCGGCAGTTTGTTTTCTCCAGGGACTCGCCAAGGAAGAAGTCTCTGACCAGAAGCTCGACGTCCGGGATACCGCCTATCCTGTCGTTGTCACGGCGCGCGTCGTGAAGGACGGGTTGACCGCGGATCAGCCCGGCAGTCGAACCGCAAATGTTACGGCTTGA
- a CDS encoding polysaccharide ABC transporter ATP-binding protein produces MTELPAVEVRGLSKRYRRGAIGVRSLREEVEQLVARLRSREAEASLNEFFAIKDITFSVPTGTVCGIIGRNGSGKTTLLKVLTSITAPDEGEAVMRGRIGSLLEVGAGFHPDLDGIENIYLNGAILGMSKAEITRKLDRIIKFADIGSFLETPVKRYSSGMYVRLAFAIAAHLEPEILVVDEVLAVGDAEFQKKCLGTMKNVAGEGRTVLFVSHNMAMVRQHCTKAVYLDRGLLKDFGEASSIIDAYLSNTVPSSDGAERVGNDDLWMQVAIVYPGTRERCNQLKFGGDYDFVLKLGARDSFYRSVVHIQIFDQEGNLISVLESLAEGVGQFDIVGQAEVVFSVRSLGLLPGTYSAGAALYAWGEDDPDLASENLLTFDVVAATVNDSYWPYLKEHGIVRLSHSAQLLKVD; encoded by the coding sequence ATGACAGAATTGCCAGCCGTTGAGGTCCGAGGACTTTCCAAGCGCTACCGGCGCGGCGCGATCGGCGTGCGCTCATTGCGTGAGGAGGTCGAACAACTTGTCGCGCGTTTGCGCTCGCGGGAGGCCGAAGCTTCCCTCAACGAATTCTTCGCCATCAAGGACATCACTTTTTCCGTTCCGACTGGCACCGTATGCGGTATCATCGGACGCAACGGCTCGGGAAAGACCACGCTGCTCAAGGTTTTGACCTCGATCACGGCTCCGGATGAGGGCGAGGCAGTGATGCGAGGCCGGATCGGAAGCTTGCTGGAGGTAGGGGCCGGATTCCATCCGGATCTCGACGGGATCGAGAACATCTACCTCAACGGCGCGATCCTCGGCATGAGCAAGGCCGAGATCACGCGTAAGCTGGACCGGATCATCAAATTTGCCGATATCGGCAGCTTTCTCGAAACGCCGGTCAAGCGTTATTCGTCCGGCATGTATGTTCGGCTTGCCTTCGCGATCGCTGCTCATCTGGAGCCGGAGATTCTCGTCGTCGACGAGGTGCTTGCTGTCGGCGATGCTGAATTTCAGAAGAAATGTCTCGGCACGATGAAGAACGTCGCGGGTGAAGGTCGCACCGTGCTGTTCGTGAGCCACAACATGGCCATGGTTCGGCAGCATTGCACAAAAGCGGTTTATTTGGACCGCGGCCTTCTGAAGGACTTTGGCGAGGCGTCATCGATCATCGATGCGTACCTGTCGAACACCGTCCCCAGCAGCGATGGAGCCGAGCGCGTTGGCAATGATGACCTCTGGATGCAGGTGGCTATTGTGTATCCGGGTACGCGCGAGCGCTGCAACCAGCTCAAGTTTGGCGGCGATTACGATTTTGTGCTGAAGCTGGGCGCGAGGGATTCGTTTTACCGAAGCGTGGTTCATATCCAGATTTTTGATCAGGAAGGCAACTTGATCTCTGTGCTCGAAAGCCTCGCGGAAGGTGTTGGTCAATTTGACATAGTTGGGCAGGCCGAGGTCGTATTCAGCGTGCGATCGTTGGGATTGTTGCCAGGCACTTATAGCGCTGGAGCGGCTCTCTATGCGTGGGGAGAGGACGACCCGGACCTCGCAAGCGAGAACTTGCTAACGTTCGACGTTGTTGCGGCAACAGTCAATGACTCCTATTGGCCATATCTGAAAGAGCACGGGATTGTGCGACTGTCGCATTCTGCCCAGTTGCTTAAGGTGGATTGA
- the galE gene encoding UDP-glucose 4-epimerase GalE has protein sequence MKTVLVTGGAGYIGSHCCKAFAESGWSVIAYDNLSRGWRDAVKWGPLVEGDICDAAAVAAALRQHRPDVVAHFAAYAYVGESVERPELYYRNNSFGTLVLLEEMLKIGVDKLILSSTCASYGVPIRSPIDETHPQSPINPYGWSKFIVERMVDSLSDAHGLNAVVLRYFNAAGCDPDGEVGERHEPETHVIPLAIEAAIGSGRIFTINGTDFDTRDGTAVRDYVHVTDLARAHVLAGEKLLRDPGVHVYNLGTGTGTTVNELVEAVRRASGTRLPVAYGPRRAGDPPALVAAAGKAARELGWMPEQSGIDRIVETALAWYRSRL, from the coding sequence ATGAAAACGGTCTTGGTCACCGGCGGGGCGGGTTATATCGGCTCACACTGTTGCAAAGCATTCGCCGAATCCGGTTGGTCGGTCATTGCGTATGACAATCTCTCGCGCGGCTGGCGCGACGCGGTCAAATGGGGACCGCTTGTCGAGGGCGATATTTGCGACGCCGCAGCCGTGGCAGCAGCACTGCGCCAGCATCGGCCGGATGTGGTGGCGCATTTCGCCGCCTACGCCTATGTCGGCGAGTCCGTCGAGCGCCCGGAACTCTACTACCGAAATAACAGTTTCGGGACGCTGGTCCTGCTCGAGGAAATGCTGAAGATCGGCGTCGACAAGCTGATCTTGTCGAGCACCTGCGCATCTTACGGCGTTCCGATCCGTTCTCCGATTGACGAAACGCATCCGCAGTCGCCCATCAATCCCTATGGATGGTCGAAATTCATCGTAGAACGAATGGTGGACAGTCTTTCGGATGCCCATGGCCTCAACGCGGTTGTGCTCCGGTATTTCAACGCGGCCGGATGTGATCCCGACGGCGAGGTCGGCGAGCGGCATGAGCCGGAAACGCATGTCATCCCGCTCGCCATCGAGGCGGCGATTGGATCGGGCCGGATTTTTACGATCAATGGCACCGACTTCGACACCCGTGACGGAACCGCGGTGCGGGACTATGTCCACGTCACCGATCTCGCCCGTGCACACGTTCTGGCAGGGGAGAAGCTTCTCCGCGATCCGGGAGTCCACGTCTACAATCTCGGCACCGGAACCGGAACGACGGTGAACGAGTTGGTCGAGGCTGTGCGCCGGGCTTCGGGAACGCGCCTTCCGGTGGCTTACGGTCCGCGCAGGGCAGGTGACCCGCCTGCGCTGGTAGCCGCTGCCGGCAAGGCCGCCCGGGAACTCGGCTGGATGCCTGAGCAATCCGGAATCGACCGGATCGTCGAAACGGCGCTGGCCTGGTACCGCAGCCGGTTGTGA
- a CDS encoding UDP-glucuronic acid decarboxylase family protein: MQRAKRVLVTGGAGFLGSFLCERLLGEGHEVVCVDNFFTGSRRNVSHLLDDRSFEIIRHDVTFPLYIEVDEIYNLACPASPVHYQFDPVQTTKTSVHGAINMLGLAKRVRAKILQASTSEVYGDPEVHPQTEDYWGRVNPIGLRSCYDEGKRCAETLFFDYWRQHRLRIKVARIFNTYGPRMRPDDGRVISNFIVQALQNQPITVYGNGQQSRSFCYVNDLIDGLVRLMQTADDVTGPINLGNPVEFTMLELANLVIELTGSRSKITFLPLPVDDPRQRQPDIGCALRELNWKPRIALRDGLAKTIAYFDDLVSSGHAGSAAAE, encoded by the coding sequence ATGCAGCGGGCAAAGCGAGTCTTGGTGACTGGGGGTGCAGGTTTTCTGGGATCGTTCTTATGCGAGCGGTTGCTTGGTGAAGGCCACGAGGTTGTATGCGTCGACAATTTCTTCACAGGAAGTCGGAGAAACGTCTCGCATTTGCTCGACGACAGATCCTTTGAGATCATTCGCCACGACGTGACATTTCCGCTCTACATAGAAGTTGATGAAATATACAATCTTGCCTGCCCGGCAAGCCCCGTTCACTACCAGTTCGATCCGGTCCAGACGACAAAGACCAGCGTCCATGGGGCGATCAACATGCTGGGGCTCGCCAAGCGGGTTCGCGCAAAGATCCTTCAGGCGTCCACGTCCGAAGTCTACGGTGATCCCGAGGTTCACCCGCAGACCGAGGATTATTGGGGCAGGGTAAACCCGATAGGGCTCCGTTCCTGTTACGACGAAGGCAAGCGGTGTGCCGAAACCCTGTTTTTCGACTATTGGCGGCAGCACAGGCTGCGGATCAAGGTAGCGCGCATCTTCAACACCTACGGTCCGAGGATGCGTCCAGACGACGGCCGCGTCATTTCCAACTTCATCGTGCAGGCACTGCAAAACCAGCCGATAACCGTGTACGGCAACGGCCAGCAGTCACGTTCATTTTGCTATGTCAACGATCTCATCGACGGTCTGGTTCGCCTGATGCAAACGGCCGACGATGTCACCGGTCCAATCAATCTGGGCAATCCGGTCGAATTCACGATGCTCGAACTCGCCAATCTCGTGATCGAACTTACCGGAAGCCGATCCAAGATCACGTTTTTACCTTTGCCCGTTGATGATCCAAGGCAGCGACAGCCTGATATCGGGTGTGCCTTGCGCGAACTCAATTGGAAGCCAAGAATCGCATTGCGCGATGGTCTCGCCAAGACCATCGCCTATTTCGATGACTTGGTCTCATCGGGACATGCTGGGTCCGCTGCAGCCGAATGA